TTCGATGAGCACGAGCATGGCCGAGGCTTCGTTGCCGCTCGCCCCCGATCTGGCCGGGCTCGAGCCGCTCAAGACGATCAAGAGCCGCTGGCCGACGATCATCGGCGCGATCCTGACGGTTGCGATGGTGGTCGGGCTGGGCCGCGAATTGTTCGGGTCGGGGCTCGCCGGGCTGAGCCGCATGGTGCCGGCAAGCCCGTTATTCTATCTGTTCTTCGGCATGCTTTACATGTCGCCGCCGACCGGCGATCTGATCATCTTCCGCAAGCTTTGGGGCATTCCGATCGGTGAAGGCTATGCCGCGCTGCTCAAGAAACGGATCGCGAACGAAGTCGTGATCGGCTATTCGGGCGACGCCTATTTTTATACCTGGGCGCGGCAGCGCGCGCGGATGATCGCCGCCCCATTCGGTGCGGTGAAGGACGTGACGATCCTGTCGGCGATCGCCGGCAACGGCATCACACTGCTGATGATCGCGCTTGCCCTTCCGCTCGGCATCAATCTGCTGACCGAGGCGCAGCTGCAGACGCTCGGCGGATCGGCGGCCGTGGTCTTCGCGATCTCATTGCCCTTCCTGGTCTTTTCGAAAAAGGTCTTTTCGCTCGAGCGCCGGACCCTGTGGTGGGTGTTCATGGTCCATTGCCTCAGGCTGACTGCCGGCTCGGTGCTAATTGCGCTTGCCTGGCATTTCGCGTTGCCGACGGTGTCGGTGTGGATGTGGCTGTTCCTGGCCGCTGCGCGCTTGCTCGTCTCGCGCCTGCCGCTGGTGCCCAACAAAGACCTTCTTTTCGCCAATGTCGCGATCCTGTTTATCGGGCAGGATCAGGCCTTGTCCGAACTGGTCGCGTTCAGCGCAGCGTTAACCTTGCTGATCCATGTGGTCCTGATCGCGTCGTTCGGACTGCATGGCCTGGTGAGGAAGAAGAGATGAAATCTGTTGTGGCGATCGCGCTGGCCGGGATCGGTCTGGTGACGATGGCCGTTCCCGCGATCGATGCATCGGCGCGCGCGGGTGTGATCGGCAGCGACGCCGCGGCCTGTATCGGCGGCGGCGGCCCGGCGATTCGCGCCAATATCACCGGGTTGAAGGACCGCATCGGCGAGCTCAAGCTCGAACTCTATCCGGCGACCGAGGAGGACTTCCTCAAGGACGATCGCGACCTGATCAGGCAAGGAAAGTTCTTCCGCCGCGTGCGCGTGGCGACGCCGCAAAACGGTGCTGTCTCGGTATGCATCCGGGCACCGCGCGCGGGACGATACGCGCTGCTCTTCACGCACAATCGCGACGGCAAGAACAAGTTCGACTTCTGGTCGGACGGTGCCGGCTTCCCGAGCAATCAGAAGCTCGGCCGGTCACGCCCCAAACTGCCCCAGGCGGTGATCAACGTGCCCAATGGCGTGGTCACGACCGAGATCCGCGCGCAATATCTGCGCGGCCTTGGCGGTTTCGCGCCGATGAAGGGCGATTGACCCGCATGCGCATCGTCGACGTGAATGAATTCTACTCGCCGACCGGTGGCGGTGTGCGCACCTATATCGACCGCAAGATGGGAATCATGGCCGATCTCGGTCACGAACTGATCGTCATCGCTGCGGGGCGCGAGAATCTGGTCGAGGAACGTCCGGGCGGCGGCAAGATCATTTACGTCAAGGCGTCGCGCCTGCCGTTCGACAGCAATTACGGCCTGTTCTGGGATGCCGATCCGATCACCCGGCTGCTCGACGAACTGAAGCCGGACCTGGTCGAGGCGTCGTCGCCGTGGCGGCCGGCGTGGATCGTCGGTCAGTGGCAGCCTCAGCCCGGGCATGACGCCGCCAAAGTGTTCTTCATGCACAACGACAATGTTGCGGCTTATGCGCTGCGCTGGTTCGAGGGGCTTGCGCCGCACGACCGGATCGAGCGCGCCTTTGCCTGGTACAGCCGTTACATGAGCCGCTTCCTCGATAATTACGATGCGGTGGTGACCAACGGCCCGGCGCTGGAAAAGCGGTTGAAGGCACGCGGCGTCAGGATCGACGCCGCGATGCCGCTGGGAATCGAGCGCGGGCATTTCTCGCCCGAGTTTCGCGACGAGAAACTGCGCGCTTCGCTGCTCGCCCAGTGCGACCTGCCGCCCGAGGGGCTGCTGCTGCTCGGACTTGGCCGGCATCATCCGGAAAAGCGCTGGCAATTGGTCGCCGATGCGGTCGCGCGTGCAGGATCGACTATTCCGGTCGGCATGATCCTGCTCGGCACCGGTGTCGCCAGCCGCAGAATCGAGAAGACCATCGCCGGCTCACCCCATATCCGCATGTTTCGCCCGGTTTATGACCGCGAACGGCTCGCGCGCGTGATGGCCAGCTGCGATGCGCTGATCCATGGGTCGGAAGCCGAGCCGTTCGGCCTGGTCGCGTCGGAGGCGATGGCCGCGGGCCTGCCGCTGATCGCACCCGATACCGGCGGCTGCGCGGAGATTGCCGATCCCCATGCCTCGGAGCTTTATACCGCGCGCGATGCGGCGGCGTGTGCCGCGGCGGTCGAGCGGCTCTACATGCGCGATCGGACGCTGTTGCGCCGTGCGGCGGTGATCGCGGCCGGCAAGGTGCGCAGCGACCGCGAGCATACCGAGGAATTGATGGCCTATTATGCCGGGCTGGTTGCCGCCAAGCGCGTCGGACAGGTGCTTAAAGCGGCCTGACGTAAAGCCGGAAGCGGCCGCCGGCGACCGGCACCGGCCGCCAGCCATTACGCTTTGCCCAGTCTTCCAGAACCTCGTCCAGCGCGGGGTCGCCGCTGGTCCAATTGCCTTCGCCGCCGACCAGGATCGCAGCTGGTGATTGGGGGAAATGCCCCGCGAAATGAATGCCCAGCGTGTCGCGCGCGATGACGCGGTCGACCGCTTCGGCATTGGCGTTAAGCAGCTTGTGGCTGCGGAAATAGAACGGCCCGGTGGCGAAACGCGGATCGGGCAGCCGTCCGGTCGCGGGCAGGAATTGCGGCGACAGGGTCGCGACCGGACCGTTGACGCCACCCGCATCCAGCGCCGAGCGGATCGCGGCGCCCTGCCGCATCGCCTCGACCATCGGCACGCCGGGAATGGCGCGGACGAGCGCCTCGACCGACGGCGCAAGACCGGCACAGACGAAGACGACCAGTGCGATCCGGGTGCGCCGCCCCGGCGGGCTCGCCTGCCAGCCGATCGCCAGGCGCACGAACAGGGGCGGCAGGATCGGCAGCAGATATTGCCGCCAGGTCGGGAAAGGCGCCAGCGCGGCGATGATTCCCGCCCACAGCATCCAGTCGATCGCCCGGCCCGAGCGCGCGCGCCAGCGCACCCGGCTGGTGAGCAGCAACCCGATCAGCGCCGGCCCAAGAGCGAGGAATTTCAGCGTGTCGATCGGCTTGGCGAGCCACGACATCTTCCACGGCCGATCGATTGTCCGATAATATTCGCCCGGCGCGAGCGCCGGGAATGCGAACACGCCGAACCAGAAGCCGTGAGGATTCCAGGTCGTACTGATCGCGACGAACAGCGCGACCGGCAATGCGCCCAGCGCGACCCATAAAGGTCGGTGACCACGATCGAGCAACGCATAAAGGCCGTAGGCGACCGCCGGCAGCGCATAGGAGATCTTCGCCGCGCCCGCACCAGCCAGCAACAGGCCCGCGAGCAATGCCGTCCAGCGCGTGCCGCGATCGTTCGCAGCGCGGATCACCAGCGGCAAGGCGGCGGCGA
This portion of the Sphingomonas sp. So64.6b genome encodes:
- a CDS encoding DUF2141 domain-containing protein codes for the protein MAVPAIDASARAGVIGSDAAACIGGGGPAIRANITGLKDRIGELKLELYPATEEDFLKDDRDLIRQGKFFRRVRVATPQNGAVSVCIRAPRAGRYALLFTHNRDGKNKFDFWSDGAGFPSNQKLGRSRPKLPQAVINVPNGVVTTEIRAQYLRGLGGFAPMKGD
- a CDS encoding glycosyltransferase; this translates as MRIVDVNEFYSPTGGGVRTYIDRKMGIMADLGHELIVIAAGRENLVEERPGGGKIIYVKASRLPFDSNYGLFWDADPITRLLDELKPDLVEASSPWRPAWIVGQWQPQPGHDAAKVFFMHNDNVAAYALRWFEGLAPHDRIERAFAWYSRYMSRFLDNYDAVVTNGPALEKRLKARGVRIDAAMPLGIERGHFSPEFRDEKLRASLLAQCDLPPEGLLLLGLGRHHPEKRWQLVADAVARAGSTIPVGMILLGTGVASRRIEKTIAGSPHIRMFRPVYDRERLARVMASCDALIHGSEAEPFGLVASEAMAAGLPLIAPDTGGCAEIADPHASELYTARDAAACAAAVERLYMRDRTLLRRAAVIAAGKVRSDREHTEELMAYYAGLVAAKRVGQVLKAA
- a CDS encoding phospholipid carrier-dependent glycosyltransferase: MRPHSNSVRIWLAAMALVFVMLALARPLDHDESQYVAAAVLTAHGYLPYRDFAYLQVPLQPILFAPLAWAFGDWAWPGLRLVNALLGAAAVAFVYRAARDGGAEPCPALLGAGLFACTDILLFSIGTARNDALPVALLAAALPLVIRAANDRGTRWTALLAGLLLAGAGAAKISYALPAVAYGLYALLDRGHRPLWVALGALPVALFVAISTTWNPHGFWFGVFAFPALAPGEYYRTIDRPWKMSWLAKPIDTLKFLALGPALIGLLLTSRVRWRARSGRAIDWMLWAGIIAALAPFPTWRQYLLPILPPLFVRLAIGWQASPPGRRTRIALVVFVCAGLAPSVEALVRAIPGVPMVEAMRQGAAIRSALDAGGVNGPVATLSPQFLPATGRLPDPRFATGPFYFRSHKLLNANAEAVDRVIARDTLGIHFAGHFPQSPAAILVGGEGNWTSGDPALDEVLEDWAKRNGWRPVPVAGGRFRLYVRPL